In the genome of Vanacampus margaritifer isolate UIUO_Vmar chromosome 1, RoL_Vmar_1.0, whole genome shotgun sequence, one region contains:
- the hdac6 gene encoding protein deacetylase HDAC6 isoform X3, whose protein sequence is MEELDKQELLSRCVQVQPRAATEEELLLVHTKNYIELMKSTQMMSETELRQLSDKYDSIYIHPETFQVSVLAVGSVLQLVDQVLTELRNGFAVIRPPGHHAQSNEANGFCIFNNVAIAARYAQNKHKVKRVLIVDWDVHHGQGVQYVFQEDPSVLYMSVHRFEQGAFWPHLPDSDNTFVGSAPAEGRNINLAWTTAGKSDADYMCAFQQLLLPVAYEFQPELVLVSAGFDAALGDPKGQMCVSPECFQTLTHMLMSLAEGRLVLALEGGYNLQATAKGATACVCALLGGACAPMVASTAPSDCALKSISETISALYPFWTSLQVLEGSHLAEGHVLRLTTNEVSPQIPTVTTTGLVYDERMMEHLNQWDRHHPEQPQRIFKIFSRHQQLGLVERCQRIRARLATEEELAMCHTVDHIRQMKSTTTMKSRDLHKLGQEFNSIYINNQSFQSALLAAGSCFNAVDHIMSGQVRSGVAIVRPPGHHAEKDSACGFCFFNTAALAARYAQKSSQHAPVRVLILDWDVHHGNGTQHMFEDDNSVLYVSLHRYDNGNFFPSSEDAASDRVGVAKGTGFNVNVAWSGGRMGDAEYLAAFHHVVMPIATEFNPSLVLVSAGFDAARGDPLGGYHVTPEGYAHLTRMLMSLACGRVLLILEGGYNLTSISDSMAMCTSVLLGDPPPSLATPLPPPHHAAVAVINEVIRHHASYWKSLRINIPESVRDAIPSPSAYQRRSGKAKGRKSRQSGPDKPPLPPMGLEGTKVDHSLDQLTQGLADLDISQPTHPPNVEAESGEVSHEQSQSAASSEPPAVDIATPADVGEEAEPELEGACGWSKPEGILELTCGVQTAPMYVVDPLSWCPHLDAVKPLPPSGIDIFLPCQDCASEAENWICLTCYKVACGRYVNEHMLMHGATSEHPMVLSFCDLSVWCYACEAYVHNQAVFEAKNAAHRAKFGEEIPPWS, encoded by the exons ATGGAGGAGCTAGACAAACAAGAACTGTTGTCTCGCTGTGTTCAAGTGCAG ccCAGAGCAGCCACTGAGGAAGAGCTGCTTCTCGTGCACAC GAAGAACTACATCGAGCTGATGAAGTCCACTCAGATGATGTCTGAGACAGAACTGCGTCAACTGTCTGACAAATACGATTCCATTTATATCCATCCC GAGACCTTCCAGGTGTCCGTATTGGCGGTAGGTTCAGTGCTCCAGCTGGTGGACCAGGTGTTGACTGAACTGAGGAATGGCTTCGCTGTCATCAG GCCTCCAGGACATCATGCCCAGTCAAACGAGGCCAATGGTTTTTGTATTTTCAACAATGTGGCCATTGCAGCCCGCTACGCACAGAACAAACACAAAGTCAAAAG ggtGTTGATCGTGGACTGGGACGTTCATCATGGCCAAGGTGTCCAATATGTTTTTCAGGAAGACCCCAG TGTGTTATACATGAGCGTGCACAGGTTTGAGCAGGGTGCATTCTGGCCTCACCTGCCAGACTCTGACAACACTTTTGTGGGTAGCGCCCCCGCCGAAGGACGAAACATCAACCTGGCCTGGACCACG GCAGGGAAAAGCGACGCAGACTACATGTGTGCTTTCCAGCAACTGCTGCTACCTGTCGCCTATGAA TTTCAGCCGGAGCTGGTTCTGGTCTCTGCTGGTTTTGATGCCGCACTGGGGGATCCGAAG GGCCAGATGTGCGTGAGTCCCGAGTGTTTCCAGACGCTGACACACATGCTAATGTCTTTGGCCGAAGGTCGACTCGTTCTGGCTCttgag gGAGGTTACAACCTGCAGGCGACCGCAAAGGGTGCTACCGCTTGTGTTTGTGCATTGCTGGGGGGAGCCTGTGCCCCAATGGTTGCATCCACTGCTCCTTCTGACTG TGCCCTGAAGTCCATCTCTGAGACCATCTCAGCTCTGTATCCATTTTGGACCTCACTGCAAGTGCtgg AGGGGTCTCATCTTGCTGAAGGACACGTCCTCAGGTTAACAACCAATGAAGTGAGCCCACAGATTCCCACTGTCACAACAACAGGCCTTGTGTACGACGAGAGAATGATGGAGCACCTGAACCAGTGGGACAG GCATCATCCTGAACAACCGCAAAGAATCTTCAAGATCTTCTCTAGGCATCAGCAGCTCGGACTGGTGGAACGTTGCCAGCGCATCCGTGCTCGCTTGGCTACCGAGGAGGAGCTTgccatgtgtcacac CGTGGACCACATCCGGCAAATGAAGTCTACCACTACGATGAAGAGCAGAGATCTGCACAAACTGGGACAAGAGTTCAACTCCATCTACATCAATAATCAGAGTTTTCAGTCAGCTCTGCTGGCCGCTGGAAGCTGCTTCAATGCTGTGGACCATATCATGAGCGGACAG gtgagAAGCGGCGTGGCTATCGTGCGTCCTCCTGGTCATCATGCTGAGAAAGACTCTGCGTGCGGTTTTTGTTTCTTCAACACAGCGGCACTCGCCGCTCGCTACGCACAGAAGTCTTCCCAGCATGCACCTGTACGAGTCTTAATTCTGGACTGGGATGTTCACCACGGCAATGGCACACAGCACATGTTTGAAGACGACAACAG TGTCCTCTACGTCTCCCTTCATCGCTATGACAACGGGAACTTTTTCCCGTCCTCAGAGGACGCCGCCTCAGACCGGGTGGGAGTGGCCAAGGGGACGGGCTTCAACGTCAATGTGGCGTGGAGCGGCGGGAGGATGGGAGATGCAGAGTATCTCGCCGCTTTCCACCACGTCGTCATGCCGATTGCCACTGAG TTCAATCCAAGTCTGGTGTTGGTGTCAGCGGGATTTGACGCCGCGCGAGGAGACCCTCTGGGCGGATACCACGTGACCCCGGAGGGCTACGCCCACCTCACGCGCATGCTGATGTCGTTGGCTTGTGGGCGAGTCTTACTCATACTGGAG GGTGGTTACAACTTGACGTCCATCTCCGACTCCATGGCGATGTGCACGAGCGTGCTGCTCGGCGACCCTCCTCCTTCCCTGGCAacgcccctccccccaccccaccacgctgCCGTGGCAGTCATCAACGAGGTCATCCGGCACCACGCCTCCTACTGGAAGTCGCTGAGGATAAACA tcccaGAATCCGTGCGAGACGCTATACCTTCCCCGAGCGCTTATCAGAGGCGCAGTGGAAAAGCAAAAGGCAGGAAGTCGAGGCAGAGCGGTCCAGACAAACCACCACTGCCCCCTATGGGACTGGAGGGCACAAAA GTGGACCACAGTTTGGACCAGCTGACACAAGGATTGGCCGACTTGGACATCAGTCAACCCACGCACCCCCCCAACGTGGAAGCCGAGTCAGGTGAAGTGTCACATGAGCAGAGCCAATCAGCAGCGAGCTCAGAACCGCCG GCCGTTGACATCGCCACACCAGCAGATGTTGGAGAAGAGGCGGAGCCTGAGCTGGAGGGCGCTTGCGGCTGGTCCAAGCCTGAGGGAATTCTGGAGTTGACGTGTGGAGTTCAGACG GCCCCTATGTATGTGGTGGATCCTCTTTCCTGGTGTCCTCACCTGGACGCCGTCAAGCCCCTTCCACCATCTGGTATTGATATCTTTCTGCCCTGTCAAGACTGTGCCTCGGAGGCAGAAAATTGGATTTGCCTCACCTGCTACAAG GTGGCGTGCGGCCGCTACGTCAACGAACACATGTTGATGCACGGCGCGACCTCTGAGCATCCCATGGTGCTGAGCTTCTGCGACCTCTCCGTGTGGTGCTACGCGTGCGAGGCCTACGTGCACAACCAG GCCGTGTTTGAGGCAAAGAACGCTGCCCACAGGGCCAAGTTTGGAGAGGAGATCCCACCCTGGAGttag